The Caulifigura coniformis genome includes a region encoding these proteins:
- a CDS encoding DUF1559 domain-containing protein — translation MPKRFRRRFGFTLIELLVVISIIAVLIALLLPAVQQAREAARRSQCRNNLKQYGLGIHNYHDTFTVFPIGATGGSTGNALPRVGWQVRILPFMDQAPLYNKVDFSIDARNQAIEPGRTLWNFTLPYVRCPSDPYPSHFGIYAQANYTGSMGSQLTFSTDRTICHHFDSYAMKQSRFGTSPSASQVSGIFSFGAASIRIGDVTDGTTNTLMAGEALPGCMGNGTSVSGSGQQGSWINTWGNLFALGGGVSTIVPINEFTTCDFATPGQIADPQCNPGTWQNTMQYNYGFKSRHVGGAHFTLADGSVKFISENINHQMFQYIGDRSDGQVLGEF, via the coding sequence ATGCCGAAAAGATTCCGACGCAGGTTCGGGTTTACGCTGATTGAGCTCCTGGTCGTTATCTCGATCATCGCGGTGTTGATTGCCCTGTTGCTGCCCGCAGTGCAGCAGGCGCGGGAAGCGGCCCGGCGGTCCCAGTGCCGCAACAACCTCAAGCAGTACGGCCTCGGAATCCACAACTATCACGACACCTTCACCGTGTTCCCGATCGGGGCGACCGGCGGAAGCACGGGCAACGCGCTTCCACGCGTCGGCTGGCAGGTCCGGATCCTGCCGTTCATGGACCAGGCCCCGCTCTACAACAAGGTCGATTTCAGCATCGATGCGCGGAACCAGGCGATCGAGCCTGGACGAACGCTGTGGAATTTCACCCTGCCCTACGTCCGCTGCCCGTCGGATCCCTACCCATCCCATTTCGGGATCTACGCCCAGGCGAATTACACCGGCTCGATGGGGTCCCAGCTGACGTTCAGCACCGACCGCACGATCTGCCACCATTTCGATTCCTATGCGATGAAGCAAAGCCGCTTCGGAACGAGCCCGAGCGCCAGCCAGGTGTCGGGCATTTTCTCGTTCGGAGCTGCGAGCATTCGCATCGGCGACGTCACGGACGGAACGACCAACACGCTGATGGCAGGAGAGGCGCTTCCCGGCTGCATGGGGAACGGAACCAGCGTCTCGGGAAGTGGGCAGCAGGGATCGTGGATCAACACCTGGGGAAACCTGTTCGCGCTCGGCGGCGGCGTCTCCACGATCGTCCCCATCAACGAATTCACCACCTGCGACTTCGCGACCCCCGGTCAAATCGCCGACCCGCAGTGCAACCCGGGAACCTGGCAGAACACCATGCAATACAACTACGGCTTCAAATCGCGTCACGTCGGCGGTGCGCATTTCACCCTGGCGGACGGCTCCGTGAAGTTCATCAGCGAGAACATCAATCACCAGATGTTCCAGTACATCGGCGACCGCAGCGACGGACAGGTGCTGGGCGAGTTCTAG
- a CDS encoding MoaD/ThiS family protein, with translation MPRVFFTAHLRRHVKCDTVDVDAPTVRAALETVFESEPNLRSYVLDDRGAVRQHVMIFVNDRPLGDREAQSDAVEPKSEIHLLQALSGG, from the coding sequence ATGCCCCGCGTCTTCTTCACCGCTCATCTTCGCCGCCACGTGAAGTGCGACACCGTCGATGTCGATGCGCCAACGGTCCGCGCCGCTCTCGAAACCGTGTTCGAAAGTGAACCGAATCTACGGAGCTATGTTCTCGATGACCGCGGAGCCGTCCGGCAGCACGTGATGATCTTCGTGAATGACCGGCCGCTTGGTGATCGGGAAGCCCAGTCGGACGCGGTGGAGCCGAAGTCGGAGATCCATCTCCTCCAGGCATTGTCCGGCGGCTAA